The genomic DNA CTGGAGGCGGATCGGGACGTGACGTTCATTCCCCGGCCTTATGAACGGGGAATGAGCGATGACGAGGCGGCACAGCGCTCCCTCGCTACCCTGAGGAAGGTGCTCGAAGAGAAGGGCGGCGAAATCGCCGCCATGATCGCCGAGCCGATACAGGGCAATGCGGGCATCATCGTGCCGCCAGCGGGGTATTTCGCCGAAGTGAAGGCGCTGCTGGCGCAGCACGATGTGCTCTTCATCGCGGACGAAATCCAGACCGGCTTCGGCCGGACGGGGGAGATGTTCGCGATCGAGCACTACGGCGTGCAGCCGGACATCGTCACGATGGCGAAAGCGCTCGGCAACGGCGTGCCGGTTGCCGCATTCGCCACGACCGACGAGATCGCCGCCAGCTTCAATCGGCCTTCGGCGTCCACGTTTGGCGGCAACCCGGTATCGGCCGTGACCGCCCTGGCGGTGCTGGACTACATCGAATCCCACCGGCTGGTGCAGCGATCCAAGCAGCTTGGGGGCATCCTGCAGGAAGGCCTGCGGAGTCTGGCCGCTCGTTACCCGCAAGCCATCACGGAGGTACGCGGAGCGGGTCTGATGATCGGCGCCGAGCTGTGCGGAGAAGATCCGCCGCGTGGTGCAGTACTGGTAGACGACGTATTGGAACAGATGAAGGACAGAGGATTCATTATCGGCAAAAACGGTGTGGATCGCAACGTCCTGGCCTTTCAACCGCCGCTAGTCATCACGGAGGAGGATATTGCGGGCATGCTCACCGCCTTGGAGGAGACGCTGCGCTCCTTAATATGAGCCCAAATGAAATGAACGATTTTTCTCAATATATTGCGTCATTATCAATAGAATAGGGCGGAAGCAACCCGTCTCGTGGGCGGAATAGCGTCCGCTGCCTACTGTGCCAAGGAGTGTGGAAGCTATGGAATACGCCCGCAAAGTCGGGTCCAAAATCAAGCTGTATAGCGAGCTGGTCATGTTCTCGCATACGCTGTTCTCGCTGCCCTTCGCCATCATTTCGATGGTCTGGGCGGCGAACGGACTGCCGTCCGCGCATGTGATGATCTGGGGCCTGATGGCCCTGGTGGCTGCGCGCAATGGAGCCAACGCCTTTAACCGGGTCGTGGATCGGATATACGATGCTCAGAACCCGCGCACGGCACACCGCCATTTGCCACAGCAATTGCTGGAGGCGAAGGAGGTGCTGCTGTTCGTCGTTATTAACTACGGCATCTTTATCGCCGCCTCGGCGATGCTGAATCCGCTATGCTTCCTGCTGTCTCCGGTGGCGATTTTCCTGATCTCGTCGTACTCCTATACAAAGCGGTTTACCTATTTGAGCCACTTGTATCTGGGATTTACGATTGCTTCCGCGCCGATCGGCGCCTGGTTTGCGGTGACCGGCAAATTCGCGTTTACGCCATTTGTGCTCGGAACGATCGTCATGCTGTGGATCGCGGGCTTTGACATCATCTACGGCTCGCAGGACATCGAATTCGACCGCAAGCACGGATTATGGTCGATTCCCAGCTATTTTGGCCTGAAGAACGGCCTGCGCATCGCCGCGGCGCTCCATCTGCTGATGGTCCTGCTGCTGCTCGCCCTGATCCCGCTGCGGGGGCTCGGCTGGACGTATGGCATTGGCATCGGCGTCGCCGTCGTTCTCCTGCTCACGGAACATCGCATCATTAAGCCGGGCAACCGGCAAGTCATGAAGATTGCCTCTTACAATCTGAATCAGGTGATTAGCATGGTGATTTTATTCATGACATTAATTGATTTTTATCTGGGATAAAAAAAATCGCCTGCCATAACAACAGCTCCCCTCCAATACCGAAGGGGAGCTGCCGCTGTATGCAACTATTTTTTCACCGTTTTATTATAGTTGCCAATCTTATCTGTAATCGCTTTGGCGGCGTCGTCCAGCGCCTGCTTGGTGGATTTGCTGCCGTCGAGCGCTTCTTCGATGGCGCTTTCTACGATTTGGCGGGCCTCCGGGAATACGCCCATGACCGCACCCTGTGTGGCCAGGCTAGGCTTGCTGGCATGAAGCTGGTCGACCGCCGTCTGGAATTGCGGATATTTGGCCAGATTGTCCTTCACGATCTGCTCGTCGTAAGCCTTCTTTGTGATCGGGAAGTATCCAGTCGCGATGTGCCATTTGGCTTGCGTCTGCGGCTCGGCGAGGAACTTGATGAACTCCCAGGCAGCCTGCTGCTCTTCTTCCGGCTTATTATTTAATACCCATAAGCTTGCTCCGCCGATAATGACGCCTCCATCAGAGCTGCCGTCCGGCTTAGGAAGGAACGCAGTGCCTACCTCGAACTTGTCGCCTACGCTGTCTACGATACCCCGCAGCCCTGCCGTGGAGTCGAGCGTCATGCTGACCTGTCCGGCAACAAAGGCTTTCTTTGTGTCATCGGTTTTACGTCCAAGATTAATAGCGGCCTGGCTGTCGATGAGGCTCTTCCACCATTCCAGTGTTTTTACGCCGGCCTCTTCGTTGACGAGAGACTGGGTTGCCGCAGCGCTGCGGCCGTTGCCGTTGTCGACGTACTCAGCCCCTTGATTCGCGAAAAACTGCTCCATAAACCAGCCGTAAATGGCAAAGGAGGCGGGGGCTCCGTTTTTGCTCAGCGCTTCGGCTGCTTTTTTCAACTCCTCATAAGTGGCTGGTGCTTTGTCGGGATCAAGGCCTGCGGCTTTGAACAAGTCCTTGTTGTAGTACAGAATCGGGTTCGAAGTATTAAAGGGCATGGAATACTGCTTGCCATCGAACGTATAGTAATTCATAATATTTTCTTCCAAATGGCTGAGATCGTAATTCTCTGCATCGATGAATTGCTGTACCGGGGTAATGGCACCGGAATCGATCATGAAGCGGGAGCCGATCTCATACACCTGGATGAGGGACGGGCCCGATTTGGAATCCATCGAGGCTTTCATTTTATTCAAGCTCTCGTCGTAAGTGCCCTGGAAGATCGCTTCAACCTCCACCTTGTCCTGGGAAGC from Paenibacillus woosongensis includes the following:
- a CDS encoding aspartate aminotransferase family protein, with the translated sequence MAQYSGPDHILQQRQQHFYPCTSHFYRTPPQIVKGEMQYLYDHENRRYTDFFAGVSVVACGHCNPDIVRRTEEQLRTLQHTCTIYLTQPNADLAQRMAEVLPGTLKRSFFVNSGSEANEGALLLARLHTGKRGFIALEQGLHGRTYLTMSVTGLRMWRTDPQLEADRDVTFIPRPYERGMSDDEAAQRSLATLRKVLEEKGGEIAAMIAEPIQGNAGIIVPPAGYFAEVKALLAQHDVLFIADEIQTGFGRTGEMFAIEHYGVQPDIVTMAKALGNGVPVAAFATTDEIAASFNRPSASTFGGNPVSAVTALAVLDYIESHRLVQRSKQLGGILQEGLRSLAARYPQAITEVRGAGLMIGAELCGEDPPRGAVLVDDVLEQMKDRGFIIGKNGVDRNVLAFQPPLVITEEDIAGMLTALEETLRSLI
- a CDS encoding UbiA-like polyprenyltransferase yields the protein MEYARKVGSKIKLYSELVMFSHTLFSLPFAIISMVWAANGLPSAHVMIWGLMALVAARNGANAFNRVVDRIYDAQNPRTAHRHLPQQLLEAKEVLLFVVINYGIFIAASAMLNPLCFLLSPVAIFLISSYSYTKRFTYLSHLYLGFTIASAPIGAWFAVTGKFAFTPFVLGTIVMLWIAGFDIIYGSQDIEFDRKHGLWSIPSYFGLKNGLRIAAALHLLMVLLLLALIPLRGLGWTYGIGIGVAVVLLLTEHRIIKPGNRQVMKIASYNLNQVISMVILFMTLIDFYLG
- a CDS encoding ABC transporter substrate-binding protein, which produces MKPKPFKLKRSFLLITILLLSMLASACGGAGGNSGTGTGGEASASNAAGSGSAKSGGNAAPAGKTKVVWWHSMGGELGTAADQLVADFNASQDKVEVEAIFQGTYDESLNKMKASMDSKSGPSLIQVYEIGSRFMIDSGAITPVQQFIDAENYDLSHLEENIMNYYTFDGKQYSMPFNTSNPILYYNKDLFKAAGLDPDKAPATYEELKKAAEALSKNGAPASFAIYGWFMEQFFANQGAEYVDNGNGRSAAATQSLVNEEAGVKTLEWWKSLIDSQAAINLGRKTDDTKKAFVAGQVSMTLDSTAGLRGIVDSVGDKFEVGTAFLPKPDGSSDGGVIIGGASLWVLNNKPEEEQQAAWEFIKFLAEPQTQAKWHIATGYFPITKKAYDEQIVKDNLAKYPQFQTAVDQLHASKPSLATQGAVMGVFPEARQIVESAIEEALDGSKSTKQALDDAAKAITDKIGNYNKTVKK